In Populus nigra chromosome 10, ddPopNigr1.1, whole genome shotgun sequence, the following proteins share a genomic window:
- the LOC133705227 gene encoding protein RDM16-like: MDRSFKHTRDDRDRDHHKHRSRDDKHRDSSDSHHHRSERESHQREHHKSSRRDDTKRERSHEREESVDRRERSHDHKSSSSSRREERERSYDAREEREGSRERKREKRERETVDEDYLERKKRKERGGSEDRAVVEKEKRSRRRFGEKVKEEDNRTDNNDNGNSFENVKRVDSSEAGVKEEVNDEPIGGGRGSTTENGGVKTTNGASLESFTKTPSNQPETSVAPVHPLPTKVSSISNTNENKGVSIARSHAVPGKSSTDGTSSAAGKSGNLSLDALAKAKKALQMQKELSEKLKKLPLSSKGNNTSSGGSSQRVLPSATTTTAVSTGAVSSSSSLSTSTLVSIKTPSTGVAPLPDITSIPNYEAVKRAQELAAKMGFRQDPEFAPLINLFPGQLPAEVSVPQKPTKTPVLRVDALGREIDEHGNVVNVTKPSNLSTLKVNINKQKKEAFQILKPELDVDPESNPYYDVKMGINKNKFLRPKRMTFQFVEEGKWLKEAEIMKLRNQFGEEREKDMKARQALHAKAKAAPDINPNLIEVSERVITKAKPKDPIPDVEWWDAPLLTGGTYGENDDVLITEHRLKRDKITIYVQHPRPIEPPAEPAPPPPQPLKLTKKEQKKLRTQRRLAREKDRQEMIRQGLIEPPKPKVKMSNLMKVLGSEATQDPTRLEKQIRTAAAEREQAHIDRNTARKLTPAERREKKERKLFDDPNTMETNVSIYRINNLSDKKTRFKVDVNAHENRLTGCTVITEGICVVVVEGGSKSIKRYGKLMLRRINWAEAVNEDEGDDNEEKPVNKCMLVWQGSVAKPSFHRFSLHDCVTEAAARKYLADAGVAHYWDLAVNFSDDQM, translated from the exons ATGGACCGCTCCTTCAAACACACCCGTGACGACCGTGATCGTGACCACCACAAACATCGATCAAGAGACGATAAGCATCGAGACTCCTCCGATTCTCACCACCACCGATCAGAGAGAGAATCTCACCAACGCGAGCATCACAAATCATCCAGGCGCGATGATACAAAGCGCGAAAGATCTCACGAACGAGAAGAGAGTGTGGATAGGCGAGAGAGATCTCACGATCACAAATCGTCTTCCTCATCGAGGcgtgaggagagagagaggtcatATGATgcgagagaggagagagaagggagtagagagagaaaacgcgagaagagagaaagagagactgTAGATGAAGATTATttggagagaaagaaaagaaaggagagaggAGGTAGTGAAGATAGGGCTGTTGTTGAGAAGGAGAAGAGGAGTAGAAGAAGATTTGGTGAAAAAGTGAAAGAAGAGGATAATAGGACTGACAACAATGATAATGGTAATAGTTTTGAGAATGTGAAAAGGGTGGATTCGAGTGAGGCTGGAGTGAAGGAGGAAGTCAATGATGAGCCAATTGGTGGCGGCAGGGGCAGCACCACAGAAAACGGTGGTGTTAAGACTACAAAT GGTGCTTCTCTGGAATCATTCACTAAGACTCCAAGCAATCAGCCTGAGACCTCTGTGGCACCTGTTCACCCCCTTCCTACCAAGGTATcttcaatttcaaacacaaatGAAAATAAGGGAGTTAGTATTGCCAGATCTCATGCGGTTCCTGGAAAATCTAGTACAGATGGGACATCTTCAGCTGCTGGGAAAAGTGGAAATCTATCACTTGATGCATTAGCAAAAGCTAAGAAAGCCTTGCAAATGCAGAAGGAACTGTCAGAGAAGCTGAAGAAGCTACCCCTG TCGAGCAAGGGTAATAACACAAGTTCAGGTGGTAGCTCACAAAGGGTATTGCCATCAGCAACCACCACTACTGCTGTTTCGACTGGGGCAGTTTCTAGTTCATCCTCCTTATCTACAAGCACTCTGGTGTCTATAAAGACACCTTCAACTGGTGTGGCACCTCTGCCCGATATTACTAGCATACCCAATTATGAAGCTGTTAAGCGTGCCCAGGAACTTGCTGCTAAAATGGGATTTCGCCAGGACCCTGAGTTTGCTCCTCTTATAAACTTATTCCCTGGCCAGTTGCCAGCAGAAGTCTCTGTGCCACAGAAGCCTACTAAGACCCCTGTTCTTCGTGTGGATGCACTTGGTAGGGAAATAGATGAACATGGAAATGTGGTGAATGTGACTAAACCAAGCAACCTTAGCACCTTAAAG gtcaacatcaacaagcagAAAAAGGAAGCATTCCAGATTCTTAAACCTGAATTAGATGTGGATCCTGAATCGAACCCTTATTATGATGTGAAAATGGGAATTAATAAGAATAAGTTCTTGAGACCCAAACGAATGACCTTCCAGTTTGTAGAGGAAGGCAAGTGGTTAAAAGAAGCTGAAATAATGAAACTGAGG AATCAATttggagaagaaagagaaaaggatatGAAGGCAAGGCAAGCATTACATGCAAAGGCGAAGGCAGCTCCGGATATAAATCCTAATTTGATAGAGGTATCAGAGCGAGTTATAACCAAAGCGAAGCCTAAGGATCCGATTCCCGATGTAGAGTGGTG GGATGCTCCTTTACTGACTGGTGGGACTTATGGTGAAAATGATGATGTTCTTATCACTGAGCATAGATTGAAAAGGGATAAAATTACTATCTATGTGCAACACCCACGTCCTATTGAGCCCCCGGCTGAGCCAGCTCCTCCACCGCCTCAACCTTTGAAACTAACTAAAAAGGAGCAGAAGAAGCTCAGAACACAGCGTCGACTTGCTCGGGAAAAGGATAGACAGGAGATGATTAGACAAGGCTTGATTGAACCTCCAAAACCAAAGGTTAAGATGAGCAATTTAATGAAAGTTCTTGGCTCAGAAGCAACACAAGATCCCACCAGACTTGAAAAGCAAATTCGTACTGCAGCTGCTGAACGTGAACAAGCTCATATTGATCGAAATACTGCACGTAAGCTCACTCCTGCTGAGCGCCGTGAAAAGAAGGAGAGAAAGCTCTTTGATGACCCGAACACCATGGAAACTAATGTTTCTATTTACAGAATCAACAACCTCTCAGACAAGAAAACTCGCTTCAAAGTTGATGTCAATGCTCACGAGAACCGCTTGACTGGGTGCACGGTGATTACAGAGGGAATTTGTGTGGTGGTGGTTGAAGGGGGAAGCAAATCCATCAAAAGGTATGGGAAGCTAATGCTTAGGCGTATAAACTGGGCTGAAGCTGTTAATGAGGATGAAGGAGATGACAATGAGGAGAAACCTGTGAACAAATGCATGCTGGTGTGGCAAGGTAGTGTTGCCAAACCTAGCTTCCACAGGTTTTCTTTACATGACTGTGTGACTGAAGCTGCAGCCCGAAAATATTTAGCTGATGCTGGTGTTGCCCACTATTGGGATCTTGCTGTCAATTTCTCTGACGATCAAATGTGA